TAGGAAAAGCGAGCCAAACCGCATCTCGGGCCAACTCATGATCGATCCTCAAGAAAGGACGCTAGGTTCATCTGAATACGTTCTTCGAGTTCCTTTGCTTCAAAATTCATCAGCGTCAACTCTTCAGCGAGAACTTCCAGTCGTTCCAAAAAATCAAAGTCATCAGACCCACGATCAGCCACCCCCACATAGCGCCCAGGGTTCAGGCTCCACCCCTGCGCCTCAATCTGCGCCAGCGTCGCAACCTTGCACACTCCTGGCACATCCTGATAGCGCCCCTCCGGGAAGTGCTGCTGGATCAACTCCTGGCTACCTGCCTCAGTCTCAACGGCTTCAATGCGCCACAGCCGCACGATGTTTGCCAGGAACTCGATCTGCTCAGGCAGAAAGTCACGGTGCGCACGGCTCACCTGCCGGTAGAAGCTCCGCGCATCAATGAACAGCACTTGGTCTTTGCGCCAGCCCTTGGCTTTGGCCTTGTCAAAGAACCACAAGGTGCAGGGCAGCGTGACGGTGTAGAAGAAGTTGGAACCCACCGAGACGATCACATCCACACCACCTGTCTGGATCAGCTTCTTGCGAATCTCCAGCTCAGTGCCCCGTGCATCCCCGCCGAGTTCGCCATGACAAAGCCTGCACGACCCTGCTCATTCAGTGCGGTGTAGAACAGTTGAATCCACAGGTAGTTGGCGTTGTCCGTATTGGGGATGCCGTAGGAGAACCGGGGGTCATCGCTCAACCGCTCCTTGTCCACCCCTGAGACGTTGAAGGGCGGGTTCGCCATGACGAAGTCGAACTTGCCCAGGGCCTTGTGGGGGTCTTCGTAGTAGGTGTTGGACTCCCGGATGTCACCAGACAGGCCATGCACTGCGAGGTTCATCTTCGCCAGCTTCACCGTGTCGTTGGCCTTCTCGGTGCCGAAGACGGTCAACTCCTCGGCTGCCCGCTTTTTGTGACGGCTGACGAACTGGGCACTCTGAACAAACATACCCCCGATCCACAGGCAGGGTCAAAAATCTTGCCGTGGAAGGGTTCGATGATTTCGACGATCAGCTTGACGATGCTGGTGGGGGTGTAGAACACGCCCCCCTTTTGGCCTTCTGCCATTGCGAACTTGCCCAGGAAGTATTCGTAAATCTTCCCGAAGGCATCGCCCTCGATCTCTCCCAGGCCATTGAGCACACGCAGCAACTCGACCAGGACGGTGTTGGGCAGCTTCCCGTAGGAGCGGGGCAGCACACCCTTCAACTCTTCGTTCTCGGTCTCCACAGCAGACATCGCCTCATTGACGGCTCGGCCCAGATCATGGTCTTCTGCCAGATCAAGCAGGTAGGTGAAGCGGGCGTTCTCTGGCAGATACAGCGCACCCTCGGCCTGGTAGTCGAACTTCTCAATCTCGGAGACATCCAGCCCCTTGTCGAGCAGCGTGGTTTCAGCCTCGTGGAACTTCTTCTCTGCATAGCGCAGGAAGATCAGGCCCAGCACAGGGTTGGAGAACTCGGAAGGCTTCAGCCCTGTGTTGGCCCACATTTGGTTGGCAGTGGCCCAGAGGCGGTTTTCGAGCTGGTTCAGGTCAATCGTCATTTTTCTTGCTGCACTCCCATAGCACAGTGTTCTTCAAAGGGGAAAGCCTCACAGGTTTCTGTGACTGCCCGTAACTGATGAATCTACCATGCGACCGCCCCGTTGCTCAGACCAAAGCCGCTGGGATCATCTGAGTTCCTGGACTGCTTCAGCCAAGGGTCTTCACGCGAGCTTCGGGAAGGTCTCATCCCCAGCCTCACGGGTAGCGAATCTTCTCGATAGCATCCTTCATAGAGGCTAGCGAGTGCCCTCCTGAGTACAGCCCGTAGGTGATGCGGGGCTTCTCGTGGCCCACAATGTCCGCCGTGAGGTTCTCAGAGACCCCAGCGTCTTCCAGCAGGGTCACCACGGTCTTTCTGATCGAGTGGAAGACCTTCTTCTCGGGGAACCCAAGGGATGCCTTCAGTCGCCCGAAGCGTTTACCGATGGCATTGGAGCGGTCACCGTACTTGTTGAAGGTCAAACCGGACAAGAGGTAGCCATCCTGGCTGGCAGCCATCAAGCGATCCACAACCTCAACCAGTGCGGAATGGACAGGCACCTGCCTGATCCCGGCATCCGTCTTGCTGTCGGTGATGGACAAGACTTCCTTGGTGCAGTTCTCGACCTTCAGCGCACACAGCTCCTCAATACGCGCCCCGGTGTACATACCCAGCCTGATGAGATCGGCCAACTCCTGGTCACCCTTTTCCACGGCGGCGTTGAGCAGGGATACCACCTCATGGGGAAGGAACGGTTCCCAGCCTCCCTTGCCGGTGGTTGCCTTGGTGGCTGCCTTCTTGCTGAAGGACGGAACGACGAAGGGCTGAATCTCACCAGGGGCCTTCTCAATCTCTTGCAGGTAGCCCCAGAAGCTGCGCGAGAAGCTCACGATGCGCTTGATGGACGACTCGGATGCTCCTGGCTTTGCTGCTGCGCCTTGTGAGGCGGGGGTTCCACGCATCAACATCCTGACCCACTCCCTCACCCCTTGGCCGGTGATGGCCTGTACGGTGCCGAAGTGCTTGATCATCAGCCGCACGTCCTTCTTCATCTGATCAACTGTCTTGGGCGTGTGTGACAGTTGAGCAGCCCAGTCATCAAAGTGGGGCAGCAGTGGCTCGTGTGTCCCGGTAGCCACGCCGTAGAAGGCAGCACCAGCATCAGGCCCTTGGGCACGGGCGAACTTCTTCGCCTCTTCTTCGATGAGATCACGAACAACTTCAGCAGCCTCGTTGGTCTCGATCTCCTGTCGCCACATCAGGGCCTTGTCAATGAAGGGGTCAGATTCACCCCGTGCGGCAGCTATGCGGGCCTTCCACTTGGCAACCAAGGGGGCAGCCCTGGTCTCAGCGACTCGCTTGTCAGTGGTCTTCAGG
This portion of the Melaminivora jejuensis genome encodes:
- a CDS encoding N-6 DNA methylase gives rise to the protein MDVIVSVGSNFFYTVTLPCTLWFFDKAKAKGWRKDQVLFIDARSFYRQVSRAHRDFLPEQIEFLANIVRLWRIEAVETEAGSQELIQQHFPEGRYQDVPGVCKVATLAQIEAQGWSLNPGRYVGVADRGSDDFDFLERLEVLAEELTLMNFEAKELEERIQMNLASFLEDRS
- a CDS encoding DUF6538 domain-containing protein encodes the protein MANIERRRNTWYATLHVPKDVQHIIGKAKLFETLKTTDKRVAETRAAPLVAKWKARIAAARGESDPFIDKALMWRQEIETNEAAEVVRDLIEEEAKKFARAQGPDAGAAFYGVATGTHEPLLPHFDDWAAQLSHTPKTVDQMKKDVRLMIKHFGTVQAITGQGVREWVRMLMRGTPASQGAAAKPGASESSIKRIVSFSRSFWGYLQEIEKAPGEIQPFVVPSFSKKAATKATTGKGGWEPFLPHEVVSLLNAAVEKGDQELADLIRLGMYTGARIEELCALKVENCTKEVLSITDSKTDAGIRQVPVHSALVEVVDRLMAASQDGYLLSGLTFNKYGDRSNAIGKRFGRLKASLGFPEKKVFHSIRKTVVTLLEDAGVSENLTADIVGHEKPRITYGLYSGGHSLASMKDAIEKIRYP